One Anser cygnoides isolate HZ-2024a breed goose chromosome 6, Taihu_goose_T2T_genome, whole genome shotgun sequence genomic region harbors:
- the LOC106034468 gene encoding maestro heat-like repeat-containing protein family member 7, with the protein MAGRHPSMPKKAWMEEEDKVNASPAQQPDELTEVQVLQAGWDQTEQEQQQQQDRDQKQEQEAIAVKLDERVVGRVVLSKHAPNILKSIYQWLVSNTKESAQHRLDKSLLELAEEHPHDVVVTLLRCSPSCDRAAATMWRLMTSSARTARKVMAELCCVLKDWPLHRTSTSDGDDTDVFVLAATKVLREILQPTIYSVKVEAHFSLLLLVLLFQISASAQQTPEEVETLYREWQQEESIPTSPSRFAVLTLKALLCRLGYDMLVLELEKKNAWETLVNAESHHWAVGQLARMLRSIIIKEHQQIVLHLEKWLSRNEPCWEVPAMAFLVEMLAFDDLRVVSVRVLKLFARYLRSQCTVMRQLVLSGLTTLSRRPRTARKMAFLLPEIMKLLPEVEGDMVGNTLIVLIRVFKELDVRKASRIALQLAERLPTFFDNESSYTQLLSIHFFRYVMNLVAGSGKEQLKRHVRQSVIPLFFHLHDENQQVAKAAEEALLNAANFLKRKQLANLLETQQKWRLSECLLEDNSWRTDGYLRQSLPYLQSPQQPLRLEAVRFIGLIARQVEDWHEEELPIIYEAIQGMTDDVSSSVSSLATQTLFIIQAAVSLSCTVPGVRRLSYRLRKAWKTKCSALSFLCCCCRA; encoded by the exons ATGGCGGGGAGACACCCCAGCATGCCCAAGAAGGCctggatggaggaggaggacaaggTTAATGccagcccagcgcagcagcctGATGAGCTGACCGAGgtgcaggtgctgcaggcag GCTGGGACCAGACAgaacaggagcagcagcagcagcaggacagggaccagaagcaggagcaggaggccaTTGCAGTCAAGCTGGATGAGCGTGTAGTAGGCAGGGTCGTCCTTTCAAAACAT GCACCGAACATCTTGAAGAGCATCTACCAGTGGCTCGTGTCCAACACAAAAGAATCTGCCCAGCACCGTCTGGACAAGAGCCTTCTGGAGCTGGCTGAGGAGCACCCTCACGACGTGGTGGTGACCCTGCTGCGCTGCTCCCCATCGTGTGACAG AGCTGCCGCGACCATGTGGAGGCTGATGACCTCCTCAGCCCGGACTGCAAGGAAGGTgatggcagagctgtgctgcgTGCTGAAGGACTGGCCCCTTCACAGGACGTCCACCTCTGACGGGGACGACACGGATGTCTTCGTCCTGGCC GCAACCAAGGTGCTGCGGGAGATCCTCCAGCCAACCATTTACTCAGTGAAGGTGGAGGCGCATTTCTCCCTACTCCTGCTGGTGTTGCTCTTCCAAATCTCCGCAAGCGCACAGCAGACACCAGAAGAGGTGGAGACGCTCTACAGGgaatggcagcaggaggagagcattcccaccagccccagcag GTTTGCGGTGCTGACTCTGAAAGCACTGCTATGCCGTCTTGGGTATGACATGCTGGTGCTTGAATTAGAAAAGAAGAATGCCTGGGAGACACTAGTCAACGCTGAGAGCCACCACTGGGCAGTGGGTCAGCTGGCCAG GATGTTGAGAAGCATCATAATAAAAGAGCATCAACAGATTGTGCTGCATCTGGAAAAGTGGCTCAGCAGGAACGAGCCATGCTGGGAGGTCCCCGCCATGGCCTTCCTGGTCGAG ATGCTGGCCTTTGATGACCTCAGAGTAGTGTCTGTCCGAGTCCTGAAGCTCTTCGCAAGATACCTGAGGAGTCAGTGCACGGTGATGCGTCAGCTGGTGCTCAGCGGCCTCACAACGCTCAGCAGAAGACCTCGTACA GCAAGAAAAATGGCGTTCCTGCTGCCAGAGATCATGAAGCTACTGCCAGAAGTGGAAGGAGATATGGTTGGAAACACCCTGATTGTGCTCATCAGAGTGTTCAAGGAGCTGGACGTCCGCAAGGCCAGCCGCATCgctctgcagctggcagagaggcTCCCAACGTTCTTTGACAAC GAATCCAGCTACAcacagctgctctccatccacTTCTTCAGATATGTGATGAACTTAGTAGCAGGAAGTGGAAAAGAGCAGCTGAAGAGACACGTGCGCCAGAGCGTGATCCCACTGTTCTTCCACTTGCACGATGAGAACCAGCAAGTGGCCAAG GCCGCTGAGGAAGCCCTTCTCAATGCTGCCAATTTCCTGAAGAGGAAGCAGCTCGCGAACCTGCTGGAGACACAGCAAAAATGGAGACTCAGCGAGTGCCTG CTGGAGGACAACAGCTGGCGAACGGATGGGTACCTGCGCCAGAGCCTGCCTTACCTGCAGAGCCCGCAGCAGCCCTTGCGACTGGAGGCGGTCAGGTTCATAG GGCTCATTGCGAGGCAAGTGGAGGATTGGCACGAGGAGGAGCTCCCCATCATCTACGAAG CCATTCAAGGCATGACGGACGACGTCAGCTCCTCTGTCTCTTCGCTGGCAACTCAGACTCTCTTCATTATACAAGCTGCAGTGAGCTTGTCATGCACTGTACCTGGAGTACGACGGCTGAGCTACCGGCTCCGGAAGGCGTGGAAGACGAAGTGCTCTGCACtgtccttcctgtgctgctgttgCCGTGCGTAG